In the Sporichthyaceae bacterium genome, GTCGGTCTACGTCGGCCGCGATGCCAAGTGGGCGCAGGAGATCCTGGCGATCGGCCGGGATGCGAACCTGCGCCTGGACGACACGCTTCCGGAGACCGAGATGGTGCGCAGCGGTGCCGCCCTGCTGATCTCGGACGTCCAGGAGCGGGAGGCGGTCAACCGGGCGGTGGCCGACGCCTCGATGTCACGGTCCTACGTGGCCGCACCGATCGTCGCGCACGGCGCGGTGGTCGGGTTCCTGCATGCGGACTGCTGACTACCAGCGCCGCAACCTCGACGAGACCGACCGCGACATCCTGGCCCTGTTCGGCGAGGGCCTCGGCTACGCGCTGGCCCGAACCGCCGTGCTGGACCGGTTGAACTCAGTCCGCTCGGACCTGGCGAACCTCGCCGCGGGTGTGACAACCGCACTGCCGACGGCGGCCTGGTCGACCAACCGCCAGCCCCCGAGCGCGACTGAATCCGACGCCCGCCACGGCTTCCTCGAGACCCTGCTGCCCTCCGGCGGCGACAGCATCTTGACCGCCCGCGAGGTCGAGGTCCTGCGCCATCTGGCCGAGGGCGACACCAACGCCCGCATCGCGCGGCGGCTGGTGGTCTCCGAAGGCACCGTGAAGACCCACGTGAAGCACATCCTGCGCAAGCTCGGCGCGGCCAACCGGGCCGAGGCCGCCGCCCGCTGGTTCCAACTCGAACACGGCGGGCGCTGAGCTAACGACCTCAGATCATCGATGATCTGGGAGGCCACTGTCATACGCGGGACGGCATTGGCAGAAGGACATATCGGACGCCGGGTGACGCCCCGCGTATGAGAGTGCCCGCTCCGATCATCGATGAGCGGAGCGGACTACGAAGTGTGGGGTGGGCGCCCACCCCTCGCAGCAGTTCTGCTCAGAAAGCGAAGATCGGGTTGGTGGCCCGGTTCAGCTCGCATTGATTGTTGAACGTCCGCATGTAGGACTCCGGCCGGCCCTGGTACGTGCCGCTGGCCGCGGCCGTGACCGGCCGGACGATGTGCGGACACATCTGGCCTGCCTTCGCCGGGACGTTGCCGATGTCGCCGTTCGCGGCGTCCAGGGCTTCGCACGCACCCTGCGGGTTCGGGTGCGTGCCCCCGGCCGGACAGGTCAGCGTGACGCTGTGCGCCACGCCGCCCTGCGGGGTGATCGTCAGGACCAGCGAGGTGGCGGGCGAACCGGCGGTCCCGGTGGCGCCGGACGACTCGTCCGCCGCCGCGTCGACCGCGACGATCCCAACCGAGAGCAGGACCGCCACCGCTCCGGCCACCATCACGTTCCGCGTTCTCGTGTCCATCGTCCGCATTCCTCCCCTTCGCTCAACTCAGGGTAAGCGCGGTGTCGTCGACGACGAAGGACGTTTGCAGCGAGCTGTTCTCCGAACCGGTGAACTTCAGCGGCAGGCTGGTCGTTCCGGCCGGGATGGCCATGGTCAGCGTGTACGCCTGGTAGCCGCTGGTGTGGTTGAGGTTGGAGTAGGTCGCCAGGGTGGTGCCGCCCAGGGTCACCGTGAGCTTGTCGTTGGCGGCGGTGGTGCTGCGCTCGCTGGTGTTGATGTTCATCCAGAAGCTGACCGTCGCCTTGGTGCAGCCGGTGGCGACCTTCACGGTCTGGGCGACCGAGTCGGTGTGGGTGGTGCCGTAACCGTCCAGCCAGGCGTCGTAGGAACCGGCGTGCGGGGTGCCGATGCCGCTGTTCCTGGCGATCACGTACGGGGTGGCGGTCCAAGTGGTGCTGCCCGACTCGAAGCCGGGGTTGGTCAGCAGTTGGGCCGAGGAGCAGGTGCCGGTCGTGACCGCGGTGACGGTCAGGTTCCAGTTGGCCGACGCGGAGCCGCTGGTCGCGCCGGTGCCGGTCACCGTCAGCGGATAGGTACCAGCCGGGACGGTCGAGGCGACGCTGATGTTCAACGTCGTCGAACCGCCGGTCTGAACCGAGCCGCTGCCGAAGCTCGCAGTGACACCGGACGGCGCACCCGAGACGCTGAGGTTGACGCTCTGGGCCGAACCGCCGGTCAGCGCCGTGGAGACGCCCACGCCGCCCGTTGCGCCGTCGGCAACGCTCGCGGCGGAGTTGCCCAGCGACAGCGAGAACGTCGAGCTGGTGGTGCCGCCACCGCCACCCCCACCGCCGAGGACCGCTCCGGTCCCGCCGAGGGCGAGCAGGCCGTTCGGGGTGCCCATACCGGTCGGGCCGTCGTAGCCGACGCCGGCCTTGCAGAGGTAGGTGGTGCAGCCGGACTTGTTCACGCCGGTGGTGACGTCGTTGAGACCGGCGATGTTCGCTGTCACGTAGGCGTATGCGGCCGACGGGGCCGGGTTGTTCGCCTCGGCGTACATCGACGCGATCAGCGGCGAGGAGACGCTGGTGCCGCCGTACACGGCCCAGCCGCCGCTGCCGGTGGAGTCGTAGACCGCGACGCCGGTCGCCGGGTCGGCCACTGCGGAGACGTCCGCCACGGAGCGCTTGCCGCACCCCGTGTCGACCTGCCAGGCCGGCTTGGCCTCGTAGGCCGAGCAGCCGCTGCCGGTGCCCTCGGAATTGCTGGTGTCCCAGACCGACTCGGTCCAGCCCCGGGTGTTGCTCGCCTTGCTCAACGAGGTGCCGCCGACCGCGATGACGCTCGGCGAGGAGGCCGGGAACTCGGCCCCGTAGCCGTCGTCACCGGCCGAGGCGGTGATCGCGATTCCCGGGTGGGTGTAGTACTTGGTGACCTCCGAGGTGTCCGAGGAGCTCTCGCTGCCACCGTAGCTGTTGGAGATCGCCTTCACGCCGGACACGCCCGCCGCGTAGTTCACCGCGGTGCCGAGGTCGGAGTCGTTCGCGCTGCTGGCCTCGACCAGCAGGATGTGACACAACGGGCACGCCGCAGACGCCATGTCGGTGTCCAGCGCGATCTCGCCGGCCCAGCCCGAATCGGCTGCGGGCAGGGTCGAGCCGCCGCTCTCGTTGACCTTGTGGAAGCAGCCGTTGGCCGTGGTGCAGGCCGGCAGCCCGTACTGGGACCGGTAGGTGGCCAGGTCGGACTCGGCCATCGGGTCGTCGTAGGCGTCGACGATCGCGACGGTGCTGCCGGCGCCGAGCGTCGTCGGAATGTTGTAGGCCGAGGCCAGCGAGGCCGGCGAGAAACCGGACGGGGTCGTCGCCGCGGCCGCCATCTGGGCGCGGGTCTTCGACTTGATGTCGGTACGGCGCATGGACAAGCAGGTCATCTGGCCCTTGGCGGGATGCACCGGGCACACGTTCGTGTAGGTGACCGTCGATCCGCTGCTCGCGGCCGATGCCGCGTCCTGTCCCGCGGCTGCGGCCAGCAGGGAGAGGGCGGAGAGCACCACGCTCGCGCGGGCGATCCGCCGCCGACTCGAAACGGTGAACAGCGGGCGACCACGGTTCGGCACAAGTACTCCTGACGGCCACGGAACATGCGCGAAGGCACCCCGGCATTCGGCCGGGCAGAACCTTCTTCGTCAGTTGATGGGGCCGCCTTTACGCGCGTCGGGTTAACGCTTCGGTCCGATCTGGTGCAACCCGGTAAGTGGACCTGACTCTTCGTCAGATTCGTCCGAATCGTTCCGCCCTACGCGGGTCAAGGGCTTTGGGCAGCGGACGAAAACGCACCGAGCCCACCCCGGAGGGTGGGCTCGATCGCGTGCCGCTGCGGACGGGTCAGGA is a window encoding:
- a CDS encoding LuxR C-terminal-related transcriptional regulator, translated to MRTADYQRRNLDETDRDILALFGEGLGYALARTAVLDRLNSVRSDLANLAAGVTTALPTAAWSTNRQPPSATESDARHGFLETLLPSGGDSILTAREVEVLRHLAEGDTNARIARRLVVSEGTVKTHVKHILRKLGAANRAEAAARWFQLEHGGR
- a CDS encoding SSI family serine proteinase inhibitor, whose product is MDTRTRNVMVAGAVAVLLSVGIVAVDAAADESSGATGTAGSPATSLVLTITPQGGVAHSVTLTCPAGGTHPNPQGACEALDAANGDIGNVPAKAGQMCPHIVRPVTAAASGTYQGRPESYMRTFNNQCELNRATNPIFAF
- a CDS encoding S53 family peptidase, which gives rise to MPNRGRPLFTVSSRRRIARASVVLSALSLLAAAAGQDAASAASSGSTVTYTNVCPVHPAKGQMTCLSMRRTDIKSKTRAQMAAAATTPSGFSPASLASAYNIPTTLGAGSTVAIVDAYDDPMAESDLATYRSQYGLPACTTANGCFHKVNESGGSTLPAADSGWAGEIALDTDMASAACPLCHILLVEASSANDSDLGTAVNYAAGVSGVKAISNSYGGSESSSDTSEVTKYYTHPGIAITASAGDDGYGAEFPASSPSVIAVGGTSLSKASNTRGWTESVWDTSNSEGTGSGCSAYEAKPAWQVDTGCGKRSVADVSAVADPATGVAVYDSTGSGGWAVYGGTSVSSPLIASMYAEANNPAPSAAYAYVTANIAGLNDVTTGVNKSGCTTYLCKAGVGYDGPTGMGTPNGLLALGGTGAVLGGGGGGGGTTSSTFSLSLGNSAASVADGATGGVGVSTALTGGSAQSVNLSVSGAPSGVTASFGSGSVQTGGSTTLNISVASTVPAGTYPLTVTGTGATSGSASANWNLTVTAVTTGTCSSAQLLTNPGFESGSTTWTATPYVIARNSGIGTPHAGSYDAWLDGYGTTHTDSVAQTVKVATGCTKATVSFWMNINTSERSTTAANDKLTVTLGGTTLATYSNLNHTSGYQAYTLTMAIPAGTTSLPLKFTGSENSSLQTSFVVDDTALTLS